A stretch of Elgaria multicarinata webbii isolate HBS135686 ecotype San Diego chromosome 5, rElgMul1.1.pri, whole genome shotgun sequence DNA encodes these proteins:
- the LOC134399694 gene encoding ubiquilin-1-like, whose product MQAPPLPPCIMEMMDKDPEAPPAPVACPVIASNPSFICITAKSPQAAAEFVLPDISTIQQFKEELSKHFNCETSQLVLVFFGRILKDPDTLRQCGIGDGMTVHLLIRALKRDQENPPQVSYGPRASACALIPSGGSLPSPTFSPSTRSSWPPLEVNPSFAEWQVVPTSEMIIQKVRQVILANPEIQQLAQQVPAISHILNNMDIMRVILDKMREIMDLAKNPDLMQDPKSPEPALVSLQSSIPGGDNPLRQLNTEAQEPGLNVPQDLFTMSSPFGTLARNPCPERAGLSDLGSHLDSPEHPVPFPLSLSSTSLCTNSSCLDEGGAFCSLAHPLGHSSSLPNLTPPSGAGALGAGGIQALEATEIPVLIVNLCNAYTKRMMLSLMQNALLASEGMQAASQEQVQQQVLHFSRQMQRPEMVAAMSNPKAIQAWVQMEQGLQALVAEAPVLIPWFVLRLRGLGYSAGANPWPSDAPCQEAAALE is encoded by the coding sequence ATGCaagcccctcctcttcctccgtgcATCATGGAAATGATGGACAAAGACCCCGAGGCCCCCCCGGCCCCCGTGGCCTGCCCGGTCatcgcctccaaccccagcttcATCTGCATCACGGCCAAGTCTCCCCAGGCAGCCGCGGAGTTTGTGCTCCCCGACATCAGCACCATCCAGCAGTTCAAGGAGGAACTCTCCAAGCACTTCAACTGCGAGACCAGCCAGCTCGTGCTCGTGTTCTTTGGCAGGATCCTGAAGGATCCAGACACCCTCCGGCAGTGCGGCATTGGGGATGGCATGACCGTCCACTTGCTGATCCGAGCCTTGAAGAGAGACCAGGAGAACCCGCCCCAGGTGTCGTATGGGCCCAGGGCCTCGGCTTGTGCCCTGATACCCTCCGGcggcagcctcccctcccccacgttTAGCCCAAGCACGCGGAGCTCATGGCCCCCGCTGGAGGTGAACCCCTCCTTTGCGGAATGGCAGGTGGTGCCCACCTCGGAGATGATCATCCAGAAGGTGCGGCAAGTGATTCTGGCCAACCCTGAGATCCAGCAACTGGCTCAGCAGGTCCCGGCCATCAGCCACATCCTTAACAACATGGACATCATGAGGGTGATCCTGGACAAGATGCGGGAGATAATGGACCTTGCGAAGAACCCTGACCTGATGCAGGACCCGAAGAGCCCCGAGCCGGCATTGGTCAGCCTTCAGAGCAGCATCCCTGGAGGGGACAACCCCTTGAGGCAGCTGAACACGGAGGCTCAGGAGCCCGGGCTGAACGTGCCCCAGGACCTCTTCACCATGTCCAGCCCTTTTGGCACCCTGGCGAGGAACCCCTGCCCAGAGCGCGCAGGCCTGAGCGACCTGGGCTCCCACCTGGACAGCCCGGAGCACCCCGTTCCGTTCCCGCTCTCTCTCAGCTCTACCAGCCTTTGTACCAACAGCTCTTGCCTTGACGAGGGCGGGGCCTTCTGCAGCCTGGCCCACCCCCTTGGGCACAGCTCATCCCTGCCCAACCTCACGCCCCCCTCTGGGGCAGGAGCGCTTGGGGCAGGGGGCATCCAGGCCCTGGAGGCCACGGAGATCCCCGTGCTGATTGTGAACCTGTGCAACGCCTACACCAAGCGCATGATGCTCTCGCTCATGCAGAACGCGTTGCTGGCCTCGGAGGGGATGCAGGCGGCCTCTCAGGAGCAGGTCCAGCAGCAGGTGCTGCACTTCTCCCGGCAGATGCAGAGGCCGGAGATGGTGGCCGCCATGTCCAACCCCAAGGCCATCCAGGCCTGGGTGCAGATGGAGCAGGGCTTGCAGGCCCTGGTGGCAGAAGCGCCCGTGCTCATCCCCTGGTTCGTGCTGCGCTTGAGAGGGCTGGGCTACTCGGCCGGGGCGAACCCTTGGCCCAGCGACGCTCCGTGCCAAGAAGCGGCTGCTCTGGAATAG